The window TATCTGCTCCGCCTTCTTTGCGTCGAAATAACCTATGTTCACGGTGCCCAGCCCCAGCGCATGCGCCATCAGCGTGAGGTTCTGCGCCGCCAGCGCGGCGTCGAACATGAACCAGTCCCCCTTGTCCGTGACGGCCTCCCCCTTCTTGATGCCGGCCCGGCCCGTCTCGGCGCAGAGCGCCAGCACCACGGGGACGGTGCGTATAGCCTCGGCGGCGGGGTTTGTGGACGACAACGTCTCGGCCAGCTTCAGCTTAGTCTCGCGATCCCTGACCACTATCCATCGCGCGCACTGCGTGTTGGCCCAGGACGGCGCCCAGCGCGCGGCTTCCAGTATCGTCTCCAGGTCTTTATCGTTGATGGCATCCGGTTTGTATTTGCGAACGCTGCGCCTTCCTTTTATCGCTTCCATCAATTCCATAAATCACCTTCCTCTGATAGAATCACCATCAGATTATAACCAATTCGAATCCGATTTTTAAACCCGCCAAAGCAGTATCAATATTACTTGTGTATTGCGTCCCGCCTGAATTGGCCGTATAATTGCTCAATCCATCGACGGTCGCGGATGGGAACAGGAGAGAGACATGGTGAAACAGGTAGAAAAAAGCGGCAAGGTATATCACGTTTGCGAGTTCTGTAACTGCGCCTACACCGAAGAAGAATATGCGAATCAGTGCCAGGAGTGGTGCAGCGAGTATCACCGCTGCAATATGAAGATAATGAAACACCGCATCGACCTTGAAAAAATCGACCAGGAGGAAGAGTCCTAGCCGCTAATCCCCACTTCGACCCTAGCTCGATACTGCGTATAATTCCCCCGTTTCCTTCAATTAGCGCTGTTGCGCCACCTTATCGTCATTGCGAGAAGTACTTCCATATAGCTCTATCATGGAAGGACGCCGTGGCAATCTCTTTTCTTGCGGTACGGGAAAAGCGTGAGGTTGCTTCGTCCGTCCACAGAGTGAGTTTCGCGGAAGGACTCGCAATGACAGGACGTGAATGACGGAACGCGCGAGGCGATCGAAAAATCGCTCATGTCTTGAGATGTACAATCCCATCGGATATACTTTATACGGTTTGTCCAATCGACCGCATAGGGTCAATTCAAGCATAGTCTTTTAGTTCAATTCCGCGAGGAGGATCAATGGTTAACAAGGTTGAAATAATCGCCAGCGACGCCGGCGGCACCATGACCGACATGATCGTCGTGGACAGCGAGGGCAGCTTCTCCATAGGCAAGGCCGCGACCACGCCGCACGACCAATCTCTGGGTTTCTTTGAATCTTTAAGCGATGCCTTCGAATACTGGGGCGTCGATTTTAATAAAGAAGCGGCTCAAATACTTCCCGCCGTCGATGCCGTCGTATACGCGGGCACGGCTATGCTCAACGCCCTTCTCACCGAGACCGGCAGGAAGATAGGCGTGGTAACGCAACGGGGGGATGAGGATGTATTTCTGCACGAGCGCAGCCGCCA is drawn from Dehalococcoidia bacterium and contains these coding sequences:
- a CDS encoding nitroreductase family protein: MELMEAIKGRRSVRKYKPDAINDKDLETILEAARWAPSWANTQCARWIVVRDRETKLKLAETLSSTNPAAEAIRTVPVVLALCAETGRAGIKKGEAVTDKGDWFMFDAALAAQNLTLMAHALGLGTVNIGYFDAKKAEQILQMPANVRVVELIPMGYPDEQPRGPGRKELSEIVFHEKYGQR